The following coding sequences lie in one Epinephelus moara isolate mb chromosome 17, YSFRI_EMoa_1.0, whole genome shotgun sequence genomic window:
- the LOC126404330 gene encoding zinc finger protein 239-like isoform X1, translating into MEEDKQNPEHRSNKVRRRQAAGSSSDSSDVEEQRGREELIRHHRDKSFTTSGSLKIHQRVQTGEKPYSCDQCEKTFLRCSALKAHQRIHIEGELSSFFQSGKDFTESGSSKKQDIDTAEKLFSCNQCEKAFTTLRSLKSHHRVHTAEKLHCCDQCGKTFLQRTSLETHQIIHTGEKPYSCDQCDKAFTRSGHLKAHQRSHTGEKPYGCDQCGKKFSQIRTLISHKYIHTGEKPYRCDQCGKAFPQLGALKTHQRIHTGEKPYSCDQCGKAFPQLGALKTHQRIHTGEKPYSCDQCGKAFVQSATLKSHQLIHTGEKPYSCDQCGKAFALSWALKSHQRIHTGEKPYWCDQCGRLFAWCTQLRTHQCRHAGENPYSCD; encoded by the coding sequence gaacagagaggaagagaggaactTATACGTCACCACCGTGACAAATCCTTCACAACATCTGGATCTTTAAAAATTCATCAAAGAGTTCAaactggagagaaaccatacagctgCGACCAatgtgagaaaacatttttgcgCTGCAGTGCCCTCAAAGCCCATCAACGCATTCACATTGAAGGGGAACTGTCCAGTTTTTTCCAAAGTGGGAAGGATTTCACAGAGTCAGGGAgctcaaaaaaacaagacattgacacagcagagaaactgtttagctgtaatcaATGTGAGAAAGCTTTCACCACTCTACGTAGCTTAAAAAGTCACCACCgtgttcacactgcagagaagtTGCACTGCTGTGACCAATGTGGGAAAACGTTTTTGCAACGCACGTCCCTTGAAACTCACCAAAtaattcacacaggagagaaaccgtacagctgtgatcaatgtgacAAAGCTTTCACACGCTCAGGTCACTTGAAAGCCCATCAACgcagtcacacaggagagaaaccatacgGGTGCGACCAATGTGGGAAAAAGTTTTCTCAAATCAGAACCTTAATATCTCATAAATATATTCACACCGGTGAGAAACCATACAGgtgtgatcaatgtggcaaagcctTTCCACAGTTAGGGGCCTTAAAAACCCACCAACGCATTCACACCGGAGAGAAaccgtacagctgtgatcaatgtggcaaagcctTTCCACAGTTAGGGGCCTTAAAAACCCACCaacgtattcacacaggagagaaaccctacagctgtgatcaatgtggcaaagcctTTGTACAGTCAGCAACCTTAAAAAGCCACCAActtattcacacaggagagaaaccgtacagctgtgatcaatgtggcaaagcctTTGCACTGTCATGGGCCTTAAAAAGCCACCaacgtattcacacaggagagaaaccatactGGTGTGACCAATGTGGAAGATTATTTGCCTGGTGCACTCAATTGAGAACCCACCAATGCCGGCATGCAGGAGAGAACCCGTACAGCTGTGACTAG